GATGCCGGTTATGCTGCCGGTGGTCGCCGCCCTCACCGCTTACCTCGCCGCTCAGCAGTCGGGGTATTTCCTGCCCACCGCCCTGAGCGTGAGCGTGATGGCCGCCGTGCTCTCGCTGCTGTTCATGCGTCTGATTCGCCGCATCTGAAAGACCGTTACTCCTCTTTCTCTCTTACTCCTCCAGGAGGTTTTCCATGAGCATCACCTGCCAAGTCTGCGCCACCGTCAACCCCGATACCGCCCAGTTCTGCGACGGCTGCGGCGTCGAACTTACCCCGCAGGCAAGCCCGGCGGCCTCCAGCCCCCTCCCCGCTGACATGGCGCAGACCGGCTCCCCTCAGACCGACGCGGCCCAGCTCAGCTCTACCCAGGACCCCCAGCTCAGCCCGGCGCCCCTGGAGTCGGAGGCGGGCGCGGTCCCGGACCTCACGGCGGCCCCTGCCGAGGCACTGCCAGACGCGAACACCCAGGGCGCCGCAGACCTGACCGGGGAGGCGGCGAGCCTGGACAGCGGCCTGTCCGACATGCCGGTGTCTGATGAGGCGGTAGGAAGCGCGGACGGGAGCGCAGGGATGGCTCAAGAAGCGACCCCGGAGGCGTTGCCTGCTGGGGAGCAACAGGTGTCCGGAGACAGCTCGGCGATGACGGGTGAAGCGCTGGAGACGGCAGCCATGCCGGCCCCGCAAGAGGCCAGCACTCAGCCGGACAGCACCCAGGAAGCCAGCGCCCAGCCGGACAGCCCCGACCTGACGAGCACGGCAGCAGGCGCGGCGGGGGCGGTGGCCGTCAGCGGCGAGCAGCGCACCGGCCCGGCCCGGCTCGGCGTGCGGAAGTTCGGAGCGCCGACGGGCGACTTCATCCCCTTGCAGGGCGAGCGGCTGGTGGTGGGGCGCTTCGACGCTTCGAGCGGCCCGGTGGATATCGACCTCGCGGCCCTCGGGGGCGCCGAGCACATCTCGCGCCGGCACGCCGAACTCTCGCAGCAGGGCGGGCGCTGGACCGTGACCGACCTGGGCTCGACCAACGGCGTGTTTATCAAACGCGCGGGTCAGGGCGCGTTCTCGCCGCGCTTGCAGGAGCCCACCGCCCTTTCCGACGGCGACGAGGTGGCGTTCGGCAACCTCGTGCTCACCTTCAACCAGGACTGAGGACGTGACTTCCGACGACCAGACCCCGCGAGCGGACGCGGCGCCCAACCCGCCGTCTGGGGCCGAGCTTCAGCCGGCACCTGGAACCGCCGAGCTTACGCCTCCAATCGTGATTCAGGCCGCCCCGGTGAGTGCCGAGGCCGCGCCGCTGCCCGGCGCCGTTGAGGGCGGTTCGGTGGAACATCGCGCTGCCGAAGCGGCGCTTCCGGCTGATTCCAGCGGAGCACAGCTGGCGCTGGACCCGACCCCGGCGGCGCAGGGCACGGCAGACGACCCCAGCTTCCCCGTGATCGCAACACAGGTCACCGAACCGGGCCAGTCCGGGCCGGTGGAGGTGCAGGCGGTGCCGGCGCCCTTTACTGAGCCGCTGCGGGCGCTGTTCGGAGAGGGGCCATCCACCGAGACGGATACGGGGAGCACGCCCAGCTTGCTGAGTAGCGGCGCCGAGATTCCGGCCTCTGCCCCTGTCGAGGCCGCAGCACCGGCCCCGGTGGCCCCGGTGGAGGCGCCTCTTCCGCTCCCAGTTGAGGCGCCCTCAACTCCAGTCACGGCCAGGCTGGAGGGCATCTCCGACGACCTCGAAGAGGAGATCTACGCCCCGAGCGTGACGGCGCAGGGACCGCAGGTGGGCGACGAACTCGCCGGCTGGCGGCTGACGGCGGACCTCGGACGCGGCTGGTTCCGAGCCGTGCAGGTGGCCACCGCTGAGGAGCGCGACGTGTACGCGCGCCCGGCGCCGCTGTGGGCCGAGCTGCGCCCGCACCGGCTGCTGCCCCGGGTGAGCGCGGCGGGGGAACTCACCACCCTCGAACCGCTGCCGGAGGAAGTCGCGCCGATTGCCCCGCCGCTGCAACCCGCCGAGGCGCTCGGGCATCTCACCGAGCTCGCGCGGCTGCTCTTCGCGCTCGACAAGCAGGGCTTCTCGGTCACGGACCTTGACCCACAGGCGGCGCGGCTGACCCGTGACGGGCTCAAGCTGCGGTTTCCCCCACGCGTGGTGCGCTCGGGCGAGACCGAACAGGCCGCGCCGCGCGACGGCTTCACGCCGCCCGAACTGCTCGCGGGGGAAGCGGCGCAGCCGGCGAGCGGAGTGTATGTGCTCGGGGCGCTGCTCTACACGTGGCTCACCGGCCAGCCGCTGCCCGCCGAGGGGCCGTCACCCTCGCTGCTCGGGGCGGTGGCGACGCCGGGAATGCCGCAGCTCCTGACCCGGATGCTCGCGCCGCTGCCGGAGCGCCTGAGCCCGGAAGGCCTGCTCGCGGCGCTGCGGGCACAGGGCGCCGGGCCACTGCCGAGCTACCGGGTCATCGCCCGGACGACGGTGGGCCTCAACCCCGACCGACCCGTCAACGAGGATTCCTACGGCTACACGCTGCGCGAGGTAGATGCCGAGGGAGGCCGGGTGCTGCGGCTGCGGGCCTGCGTCTCGGACGGCATGGGAGGCATGGCCGCCGGCGAGGTAGCGAGCCGCGCCGCCGTGGAGGGCTTTCTCGACTCGGCCCAGCCGGAACTCGCCGACCAGATCTGGGACGCCAACGCAGCGGTGCTCGCGGCGATGGCCGGGCGCGACGGCGGCTGCACGATCAGCGGCATCCAGATCGACGGTGACCGGATGCGGCTCGGGCATGTCGGCGACACCCGCGCCTACCTGCGCGCCGAGGGCGAGGTGCGGCAGCTTACGCAGGACCACTCCTTTGTCGCCGCGATGGTGGCCAGCGGCCAGATGACCCCCGAGGAGGCCCAGGTCAGCCCCGAACGCAACAAGGTGCTGCGCTCGCTCGGCAGCCTGCGCCAGCCGCAGCCCGAATACGTCCAGACGCTGCCCGAACCGCTGACCGTGCGCCCCGGCGACCGCGTCCTGCTGCTCTCGGACGGGGTCTGGGGCGAGATCGAGCCGGGGAGACTGACGGCGATGCTGCGCGACGAGGCCGATGGAGAGCACCTGATCGACCGCCTGATCGAAATGTCACTTGAAGCCGGCGCACCCGACAACGCCACCGCGATGTTGATCGAACGCGGGCGCTGAGGGCTGTTTCCTCTCTGCGCCGGACGGGCCTTCTCCCCCGTCCGGCGGTTTTTATGGCCTGCGCGGGACTACTGCCCGATCTTGACCCGGTAGACGATCCTCGCCTCTCCCCCCACCGGGACCTGCACGCCGCGCTCGATGTTGACCTGTTCGCTCGGCTGGGCTCGCCCGTCCACCACCACGCTGCGGCCATACACCCGCTCGCGGAGCTGCACCCGCGCCGCGCTCGACTTGGTGCTCCTCAGCGTGTAGGTCACCTCGTAGGTGGTGCTGAGCACGCGGTCCTGCGGATCTTTTTCGAGCGAGAGCCGCTTGACGCTGCGGGTAAAGCGCAGTTCGGGATCGGCCCCGAGATCGAGCTCGACTGGCTGCCCCGCCTGCGCCGCCGGCAACGTGACCTGGCCGACGAGGGCGCCCGACTCGCGCACGGTGGCGGCGCCGGTGGGCAGCGAGCGGTCCGGCGTGAATTTGTAGCGGCGCAGGGTGCTGCCCGAGTTGCCGCCGGGCTGGAAATACGAGGAAATCACGTTGTAGCGGGTGAAGGCCGTGATGTTCGGCTGCACGAACGGCACCGTCAGCGTCTCGCGCGCGCCGAGTTGCAGGCCGCCGCGCAGGGCGTAGCGCTGGAGGCCGCGCACTTCACCGAGGCCAGCGACCGAGGGTCCCGCCGGACCCACTGGTCCCGCTGTTCCGGCGACGCCCGCACTTGCCGAGACCGTGGCCGGTGCAACGACGCGGTTTAGAAGGGAGTCCTGAGCGGTGTACAGTCCACCCTCGGCCACCCGGACCGTCCCCGCGTACAGCTCCACGTCCTGCCCACTGAACGTTTCCTCGCTGCGGTTGCGGACCTCGGCGAGCGCGGCGAGGGTGGCCGAAGTGCCCGACACCTCCAGCTCGTAGCGCGGCGTCCAGGACAGCGCCGCCGTGCGGTAGCTCAGGCGGGGAATGCCGGCGGCGGGTCCCGCGAGGGTCACGCGCACGCCCACCCCACCCACCGGCCCACCGGGAGGCGGCGGCGCGGCGAAGGCGAGTTCGGAGAGCGCCGGGTTGAGGTACTCGCCCGAAGCGAGCTGCACGAGCAGGTCATCGGCCCGGATCAGCCGGCCTTCGAGCGGGCTCAGGCCGGCGCGCAGCACCTTCACCGGCTGCCCTTCCTGAGCGCGCAGCCAGGGCAGGTCCGTGGGCTGCACCCGCACCTCAGCCGTCGCCGCGCCGCCCACGCTGAAACTGCCGGGCAACACGAAGGCCCAGGCATTGCGGGTCAACGGTAGGGTGAAGGCCCGCTCCCCCACCGGGACCGGCGCGGGCCGGATCACCTCGGCAAATGAGGGGTAGACGCGCAAATCTGCCGCCCGGGCGGCGGGCGTGAGCAGGGCCGGGAGCAGCAGGGCGGGCAACAGGCGTTTCATTCCCGACATGATGTTTTGCGAACGTGACGCGGAGATGATGGACCTCGCGTCCTCACCAGGGAATACAGTGAGGCCCACCATGAACAGACTTCCGCGTGCGGCTCCGCTGCTGCTCGTCGCCGGCCTGAGCGCCTGCGCCCCTGCCACCCAGCCGGCCAATCTGCCGGACCCCGCCACCTACCGCCCGGCGCCGGGCGAGACTCGCCTCATAGAAGGGCTCGGGGAAGTCGGGCTGTGGATGCTCACGAAGGAGCTGAAAAATGCGACCTGGCTCGGGGAGCCCTACCAGGGCCGGGTGCTGCGCGAACCGATCAATATCATTCTGATCGATCCGGTGGCCGGAAACGCCGCGCAGGCCGCCGAACGGATGGAACGCGCGATGAATCAGGCGGGCCACGGGCCGAAAAATATGCACAGTGACGGCTATTACGGCTACCTCGGCGGCCAGATCGCCCGGCAATACCCAAAAGGCAAGGGCGAAGCGTTCAGCGACGGCCCCTGGTACGCCTC
The genomic region above belongs to Deinococcus reticulitermitis and contains:
- a CDS encoding FHA domain-containing protein, which translates into the protein MSITCQVCATVNPDTAQFCDGCGVELTPQASPAASSPLPADMAQTGSPQTDAAQLSSTQDPQLSPAPLESEAGAVPDLTAAPAEALPDANTQGAADLTGEAASLDSGLSDMPVSDEAVGSADGSAGMAQEATPEALPAGEQQVSGDSSAMTGEALETAAMPAPQEASTQPDSTQEASAQPDSPDLTSTAAGAAGAVAVSGEQRTGPARLGVRKFGAPTGDFIPLQGERLVVGRFDASSGPVDIDLAALGGAEHISRRHAELSQQGGRWTVTDLGSTNGVFIKRAGQGAFSPRLQEPTALSDGDEVAFGNLVLTFNQD
- a CDS encoding protein phosphatase 2C domain-containing protein — protein: MTSDDQTPRADAAPNPPSGAELQPAPGTAELTPPIVIQAAPVSAEAAPLPGAVEGGSVEHRAAEAALPADSSGAQLALDPTPAAQGTADDPSFPVIATQVTEPGQSGPVEVQAVPAPFTEPLRALFGEGPSTETDTGSTPSLLSSGAEIPASAPVEAAAPAPVAPVEAPLPLPVEAPSTPVTARLEGISDDLEEEIYAPSVTAQGPQVGDELAGWRLTADLGRGWFRAVQVATAEERDVYARPAPLWAELRPHRLLPRVSAAGELTTLEPLPEEVAPIAPPLQPAEALGHLTELARLLFALDKQGFSVTDLDPQAARLTRDGLKLRFPPRVVRSGETEQAAPRDGFTPPELLAGEAAQPASGVYVLGALLYTWLTGQPLPAEGPSPSLLGAVATPGMPQLLTRMLAPLPERLSPEGLLAALRAQGAGPLPSYRVIARTTVGLNPDRPVNEDSYGYTLREVDAEGGRVLRLRACVSDGMGGMAAGEVASRAAVEGFLDSAQPELADQIWDANAAVLAAMAGRDGGCTISGIQIDGDRMRLGHVGDTRAYLRAEGEVRQLTQDHSFVAAMVASGQMTPEEAQVSPERNKVLRSLGSLRQPQPEYVQTLPEPLTVRPGDRVLLLSDGVWGEIEPGRLTAMLRDEADGEHLIDRLIEMSLEAGAPDNATAMLIERGR
- a CDS encoding DUF4139 domain-containing protein, coding for MKRLLPALLLPALLTPAARAADLRVYPSFAEVIRPAPVPVGERAFTLPLTRNAWAFVLPGSFSVGGAATAEVRVQPTDLPWLRAQEGQPVKVLRAGLSPLEGRLIRADDLLVQLASGEYLNPALSELAFAAPPPPGGPVGGVGVRVTLAGPAAGIPRLSYRTAALSWTPRYELEVSGTSATLAALAEVRNRSEETFSGQDVELYAGTVRVAEGGLYTAQDSLLNRVVAPATVSASAGVAGTAGPVGPAGPSVAGLGEVRGLQRYALRGGLQLGARETLTVPFVQPNITAFTRYNVISSYFQPGGNSGSTLRRYKFTPDRSLPTGAATVRESGALVGQVTLPAAQAGQPVELDLGADPELRFTRSVKRLSLEKDPQDRVLSTTYEVTYTLRSTKSSAARVQLRERVYGRSVVVDGRAQPSEQVNIERGVQVPVGGEARIVYRVKIGQ